Proteins co-encoded in one Yamadazyma tenuis chromosome 1, complete sequence genomic window:
- a CDS encoding uncharacterized protein (EggNog:ENOG503P0DA; COG:S), with translation MASHLFRVDSGDTLLNERSNPDSTFEAHEDDTESLATFNSLETLTNTLFDSPIPISNYSLKILPIVSSFLSNDVQVFRSEADAQNHADDAKSAFPLLSTSSSILNYFKLNSPLLVINSHTSATDKHEFCRVYFRFLHKNLTCYVLIFNFNGCKKVCLLLNNELRPYVDCVWHTTKLRILGPSGATSTFGNGFIKAFVVDKPYNTLTDQVQVSWTSEPSSAKDIKIDIDHQNPLISSLLAHNKQAVGQNLTGTRPVLRTPVAMFMDGNKRLKKGAAASHLRIFDPSDKNHGITDNGMVLAAILLTLRESEVRKNKGTNKPTFTR, from the coding sequence ATGGCATCACACTTGTTCAGGGTGGATAGTGGTGACACCCTCTTGAACGAGAGACTGAATCCAGATTCAACCTTCGAGGCCCATGAAGATGATACCGAGTCACTCGCCACCTTCAACTCGCTAGAGACTTTGACTAACACCCTCTTCGACTCGCCCATCCCCATCTCCAATTACCTGCTCAAAATCCTTCCTATCGTGTCGTCATTTCTCTCTAATGACGTCCAGGTGTTCCGCAGCGAGGCCGATGCCCAGAATCATGCCGACGACGCCAAGTCAGCCTTCCCGCTCTTGTCGACGTCGCTGTCGATATTGAACTATTTCAAGCTCAATTCTCCTctcttggtgatcaactctCACACCAGTGCCACCGACAAGCATGAGTTCTGCCGCGTGTACTTCCGGTTCTTGcacaagaacttgacgtGCTACgtgttgattttcaactttaatggatgcaaaaaaGTGTGCTTGTTGCTCAACAACGAGTTGCGCCCCTACGTTGACTGCGTGTGGCATACCACCAAACTTCGGATCCTTGGGCCTTCCGGCGCCACCTCCACCTTCGGTAACGGCTTTATCAAAGCGTTTGTGGTTGACAAGCCGTACAATACCCTCACGGACCAAGTACAAGTACTGTGGACGTCGGAGCCGAGCAGTGCCAAAGATATCAAAATCGATATAGACCACCAAAATCCCCTAATTTCACTGCTTTTGGCCCACAACAAGCAGGCGGtgggtcagaacttgaCGGGCACACGGCCAGTACTCCGGACCCCGGTGGCGATGTTCATGGATGGCAACAAACGACTTAAGAAAGGTGCAGCTGCCAGTCATCTTCGGATTTTCGATCCCAGCGACAAGAACCATGGCATCACCGACAATGGCATGGTGTTGGCAGCCATTCTCTTGACGCTCCGGGAGCTGGAGGTGCGGAAGAACAAGGGCACCAACAAACCCACCTTTACTCGGTAG
- a CDS encoding uncharacterized protein (EggNog:ENOG503NW8F; COG:S) — MHCTSAFVRRDLLQRHCRTVHSINLSSANFPKPVDKKPVDDGRSSSSNDDSSLSPSNSQPNPSHLTIQTVVAGEFDGSARPRSNSVASIGVASVTSATSGTKDENNDLVSLLSISKRLYQMLTQFDVDITKYTETELNEIFLIGYIELANTDRFPVLEEMLKKLLHHLNSNLSDTNNFKVVSVYTVLAVGFNVKNNMGSSMELFNKGWNLLTLKSIPMKDNNNNASNQMEILNNLFLLNYVFLEYNLDAPKQDAGHFANMNLNSDLLFNYLNDIASIILTNLLQEKDRVVVLKTHMNSFWSIYVLLSNYFVNSYPPKFYNVFLDQVVMKNQTLSQVMLDLSRTIRLIESSFVKEIITCTLINELNHLIHFNKLLIYDSKNSLHNSIILINKSVIDLSSNNKIFEIFKKKLIINCPIKFNDLLNHYIFQPSHKYEFNLLSVALKEFNYNHNYNYNFNFNLFILNNLKTDLFKFSNGLLPFFNTSVNEINNNLGIIGFPIIFNASFLNGKFGILNVHQSSDFDKRNLNLLIIEWYLTMFKILVNLQKNEALVNNYIIQCVLYLLNGNEQGFQINRADWFMDILKRLDGVYHDWLNFIDHKDYLVDFNANLNSFLNNFISSNLVDNDSNYTTLKTNLSTTSTLSNGSGLTGTQMYPALNYQMGHPIGGYKPFDSRSPDMNAGGLPQLSSVAASISNGSFKSVLLPNPEREKERELMLPPIKSPINKVTTVQPLVSDLHN, encoded by the coding sequence ATGCACTGCACTTCTGCCTTTGTCCGCAGAGATTTGCTTCAAAGGCACTGTCGAACCGTGCACAGTATCAACTTATCATCCGCCAACTTCCCCAAACCAGTGGACAAGAAACCCGTAGACGACGGGAGGTCGTCGAGCTCGAACGATGACTCGAGCCTTAGTCCCTCCAACTCTCAGCCCAATCCGTCCCATTTGACGATTCAAACGGTGGTGGCGGGCGAGTTTGACGGGTCTGCCAGGCCTCGTTCCAACTCTGTCGCGAGTATTGGTGTTGCCAGCGTCACCAGCGCCACCAGCGGCACCAAGGATGAAAATAATGACTTGGTCAGCTTGCTTTCCATATCCAAACGCCTTTATCAGATGCTCACCCAGTTTGACGttgacatcaccaaatacACCGAGACCGAGCTCAATGAGATTTTTTTGATCGGGTACATTGAGTTGGCCAACACCGACAGGTTCCCGGTTCTTGAAGAGATGctcaaaaagttgttgcaCCACCTCAACTCAAACTTGCTGgacaccaacaatttcaaggtGGTTCTGGTGTACACGGTGCTCGCGGTGGGGTTTAACGTTAAGAACAATATGGGACTGTCGATGgagcttttcaacaaaGGATGGAACCTCTTGACCTTGAAGCTGATTCCCATGAAGGATAACAACAATAATGCCTCCAACCAGATGGAGATTTTAAACAACTTGTTTCTCTTGAACTATGTGTTTCTTGAATATAACCTCGATGCCCCCAAACAAGATGCCGGTCATTTTGCCAACATGAATTTGAACTCagacttgttgttcaattaCCTCAACGACATTGCTCTGATtatcttgaccaacttgcTTCAGGAGAAGGACCGGGTAGTGGTGTTAAAAACCCACATGAATTCGTTCTGGTCCATCTACGTGTTGCTCTCCAACTACTTTGTTAATAGCTACCCACCCAAATTCTACAATGTGTTTTTGGACcaggtggtgatgaagaaccAGACGTTATCCCAGGTGATGCTCGACTTGTCACGTACCATTCGGTTGATTGAGTCGAGCTTCgtcaaagaaatcatcacctGTACCCTCATCAACGAACTCAACCACTTGATccacttcaacaagttgttgatctATGACCTGAAAAACAGCTTGCACAACTCGATcatcttgatcaacaagtccGTCATCGACTTGAGCCtgaacaacaagatttttgagatcttcaagaagaagttgatcatcAACTGCCCCATTAAATTCAACGACTTGCTCAACCACTACATTTTTCAGCCACTGCACAAGTATGAGTTCAATCTCTTGAGCGTGGCcttgaaggagttcaaCTACAATCATAACTACAActacaacttcaattttaACTTGTTCATTCTCAATAACCTCAAGACTGatctcttcaagttttccaacGGATTGTTAccgttcttcaacacctcgGTCAATGagatcaacaacaacctCGGTATCATTGGCTTCcccatcatcttcaacgCCAGTTTTCTCAACGGTAAGTTTGGCATTTTGAACGTGCACCAGCTGTCAGACTTTGATAAGCGAAACTTGAACCTCTTGATCATCGAGTGGTACTTGACGATGTttaagatcttggtgaacCTTCAGAAGAATGAGGCGTTGGTAAATAACTACATAATCCAGTGTGTGTTGTACCTTTTGAATGGTAACGAGCAAGGCTTTCAAATAAATCGAGCTGACTGGTTCATGGATATTTTGAAACGGTTGGACGGAGTCTACCACGACTGGCTTAACTTCATTGACCACAAAGACTACTTGGTCGACTTCAACgccaacttgaacagttttctcaacaatttcatcagttccaacttggtggataATGACTCCAACTATACCACTTTAAAGACAAACCTCTCCACCACTTCGACGTTATCCAACGGGTCGGGCTTGACGGGGACGCAGATGTACCCAGCTCTTAACTACCAGATGGGTCATCCAATTGGAGGCTATAAACCATTTGACTCGCGATCTCCCGATATGAATGCTGGAGGTCTACCCCAGCTTTCGAGCGTGGCTGCGAGCATAAGCAATGGTAGTTTCAAGTCGGTGCTATTGCCCAACCCCGAAAGAGAAAAGGAACGAGAGTTGATGCTTCCTCCAATCAAGTCTCCCATTAACAAGGTGACAACGGTGCAGCCGCTTGTGTCGGACCTACACAATTGA
- the MIP1 gene encoding DNA-directed DNA polymerase gamma mip1 (EggNog:ENOG503NTXD; COG:L; BUSCO:EOG092603KJ), whose product MLPSQTQRLGRLHTTRRLGASAKRCEQPRVNQLGIQYLSEGLHKKVFPKNPPKTYLKPNNQALVSIAKNHLKHHGLFGKKTQLYDPINIENFPNLVGNNTLDEHFFKIGLKSSEPYLGMCNEFFKEGSTLPPKPSKWVFKPGWYRYEENKEPEHVKYPLEPEIVFDVEVMYKRSPYAVIATAVTPKAWYGWVSPFLTNFAKDQTHDDWEHLIPMNTLKEEKLIVGHNVSYDRARILEEYNIHQSKAFFLDSMSLHIAVSGLCSNQRTLWQKHNKSATKINEAEDLEDLNEADGTGELPYIDYITEFTQDLEDNPWLSKGSPNSLASVANFHCGFKLDKQARDVFSTLEPMEIIEDFDNLMDYCSNDVNATFEVTKKLFPIFKEKAPHPVSFAALKPLGSLMLPTTKKWDNYLESAEHVYQENRDSVTNILKDRVNELVRFIDTGDEGSRPDIKNDPWIGQLDWTIKQPRLKKNGEPYAKQAYLTGYPEWYRELFKSPADSKAGQREMNISVRTRITPLLLKLKWEGHSIFWTDSNGWCFKVRYNEEEVRRIEAKNYIRAKLTEEDLEIYEEELQPTDNTWYELFKIPHPDGNSKRCTAIMSKSYSQYFQDGTLTSEYTYAQEILDLNSTASYWMGNRRRILEQFVVYSDPFQSKNIFFNTKKESKNHPDMGIILPKLVTMGTITRRATENTWLTASNAKKNRIGSELKSLVEAPEGYVIVGADVDSEELWIAALIGDSAFKVHGSTALSWMTLEGDKNHGTDLHSKTAEILGISRGDAKIFNYGRIYGAGVKFATTLLKQCNNKLSDKEAEAMAKKLYSETKGNIGNSKLLKRKLYHGGTESVMFNALESIAQFDDPRTPVLGSSITDALTAKNLNKNNFLTSRVNWAIQSSGVDYLHLLIVSMEYLINKYKLDARLMITVHDEVRYLVKEEDKYKSALLLQISNLWTRAMFVERLGFNELPQSVAFFSEVDIDKVLRKEVTLDCITPSQPNAIPSGESLDIYKLLEKLETSEVLKLSNSNDAIRKNDVNLQFKSNPKILEKLEGGLDNEMLAIKLQMEVATSKEDWRRNLFEFGKLQRQSHYNYFEPPKRITKMEEYDIVSDGSKDLEEIIGAKIKKQKKSEGTKKPLSNSENTKLPNKPLNKFLNKPLNKPTYKPFNKVLNTFMNKPMNKPLNKVLNKSTNEPLNKVLNTSTNKPLMNPLNEQHNDTFEQQSYPKSEMNDTLPETT is encoded by the exons ATGCTACCGTCACAAACGCAGAGACTAGGGCGTCTCCACACCACCAGGAGGTTGGGTGCCAGCGCAAAGCGGTGCGAGCAGCCACGAGTCAACCAACTCGGAATCCAGTACTTATCAGAAGGACTCCACAAAAAGGTATTTCCCAAAAATCCTCCCAAAACCTACCTAAAACCTAATAACCAAGCACTTGTTAGTATCGCCAAAAACCACCTTAAGCACCACGGGCTTTTTGGGAAGAAAACACAGCTCTACGATCCTATCAACATCGAGAATTTTCCAAACTTGGTGGGAAACAATACTCTCGATGAgcactttttcaagatcgGGTTGAAGAGCAGCGAGCCATACTTGGGGATGTGTaatgagtttttcaagGAAGGGTCCACGCTACCGCCGAAGCCCTCCAAGTGGGTCTTCAAGCCTGGCTGGTACCGGTACGAGGAGAATAAAGAACCAGAACATGTGAAATACCCGTTGGAGCCTGAGATAGTTTTCGACGTGGAAGTGATGTACAAACGGTCGCCATACGCAGTGATAGCCACGGCGGTGACGCCCAAGGCGTGGTACGGGTGGGTTTCGCCGTTCCTCACCAACTTTGCCAAAGACCAGACCCACGACGACTGGGAACATCTCATACCCATGAACACTCTCAAGGAGGAAAAGCTCATAGTGGGGCACAATGTCTCGTACGATAGAGCCCGGATTCTCGAGGAGTATAACATCCACCAGTCCAAAGCGTTTTTTTTGGATAGCATGTCACTCCATATCGCCGTATCTGGCTTATGTTCCAACCAGCGAACCCTTTGGCAGAAGCACAACAAGTCTGCCACTAAAATCAACGAAGCAGAAGACCTTGAAGATCTCAACGAAGCCGACGGAACGGGAGAACTCCCGTATATCGACTATATCACCGAGTTCACCCAAGATCTCGAAGATAACCCATGGCTTTCGAAAGGTTCACCCAACTCATTGGCAAGTGTCGCCAACTTCCACTGTGGTTTCAAACTCGACAAGCAAGCACGGGACGTGTTCTCGACGTTAGAGCCGAtggaaatcattgaagatttcgATAATTTAATGGATTATTGCTCTAATGATGTGAATGCGACCTTTGAGGTCACCAAGAAGCTCTTCCCGATATTTAAGGAGAAGGCTCCTCACCCGGTGTCGTTTGCAGCTTTGAAGCCTCTTGGTTCGTTGATGTTgcccaccaccaagaaatggGATAACTACCTCGAGAGTGCAGAACATGTGTACCAAGAGAACAGAGACTCTGTGACCAATATTCTCAAGGACAGAGTAAATGAGTTGGTGAGGTTCATTGATACTGGAGACGAAGGTCTGAGACCCGATATCAAAAATGACCCATGGATTGGACAGTTGGACTGGACCATCAAACAGCCcaggttgaagaagaatggGGAGCCGTATGCAAAGCAGGCCTATCTTACGGGCTACCCCGAATGGTATAGAGAGctcttcaagtctccagCAGACTCGAAAGCAGGACAGAGAGAGATGAATATCTCTGTGCGTACCAGAATCACCCCTttattattgaagttgaagtggGAAGGTCACAGCATTTTTTGGACCGACAGCAATGGATGGTGTTTCAAGGTTCGGTATAATGAGGAAGAAGTTAGGCGAATCGAGGCCAAAAACTATATCAGAGCCAAGTTGACggaagaagacttggagatttatgaagaagaacttcaGCCCACTGATAATACTTGGTAcgaattgttcaagatcCCACATCCTGATGGAAACAGCAAAAGATGTACGGCAATCATGTCCAAATCGTATTCCCAATACTTCCAAGATGGAACATTGACATCCGAGTACACTTATGCGCAAGAAATTCTTGATTTGAACTCCACCGCGTCGTACTGGATGGGTAatagaagaagaatcttggAGCAGTTTGTAGTCTACTCCGACCCATTCCAGAGCAaaaatatcttcttcaataccaaaaaaGAGTCAAAGAACCACCCTGATATGGGGATTATCTTGCCCAAATTGGTTACCATGGGGACCATCACCAGAAGAGCCACTGAAAACACATGGTTAACTGCTTCTAACGCCAAGAAGAATAGAATAGGATCCGAATTGAAGTCTCTCGTTGAAGCTCCAGAAGGATACGTGATTGTGGGAGCAGATGTGGATTCAGAAGAGTTGTGGATAGCTGCTTTGATCGGGGATTCTGCATTCAAGGTCCACGGGAGTACTGCATTATCGTGGATGACATTGGAAGGAGACAAGAACCATGGCACCGACTTACACTCCAAGACAGCAGAAATCCTAGGTATCAGCAGAGGTGATgccaagatcttcaactaCGGGAGAATCTATGGGGCTGGGGTGAAGTTTGCAACCACTTTGTTGAAACAGtgcaacaacaagttgagcgacaaagaagcagaagccatggccaagaagttgtATTCAGAGACGAAGGGTAATATTGGGAACTCTAAGCTTTTAAAGCGGAAACTCTACCACGGAGGAACCGAAAGTGTGATGTTTAATGCTTTGGAATCGATCGCTCAGTTCGATGATCCCAGAACTCCAGTGTTAGGATCCTCCATCACTGATGCCTTAActgccaaaaacttgaacaagaacaattTCTTAACTTCCCGAGTGAACTGGGCAATCCAGAGTTCGGGTGTCGACTATTTACATCTCTTGATTGTGTCGATGGAGTACTTGATTAACAAGTACAAGCTTGATGCTCGGTTGATGATAACTGTTCATGATGAGGTCAGGTACTTGGTGAAGGAGGAAGACAAGTATAAGCTGGCATTATTGTTGCAAATCAGCAACTTATGGACCAGAGCCATGTTTGTGGAACGGCTTGGATTCAATGAACTTCCCCAGTCGGTTGCGTTTTTCTCTGAAGTTGACATCGACAAGGTTTTGAGGAAGGAGGTCACTTTGGACTGTATTACTCCGTCACAGCCAAACGCGATTCCAAGTGGAGAGTCTTTGGATATAtacaagttgttggagaagcttGAAACCAGTGAAGTATTGAAgctttccaactccaatgATGCCATCCGCAAAAACGACGTGAACCTCCAGTTTAAGAGTAATCCCAAGATCTTAGAGAAATTGGAAGGAGGACTCGACAACGAGATGCTAGCCATTAAGCTACAAATGGAGGTGGCCacttcaaaagaagactGGCGACGGAATCTTTTTGAGTTTGGTAAGTTGCAGAGACAAAGCCACTATAACTACTTTGAACCACCTAAACGGATAACAAAGATGGAAGAATATGATATTGTCAGCGATGGTAGCAAGGACCTTGAGGAAATTATTGGagccaagatcaagaaacaaaagaaaCTGGAGGGGACTAAGAAACCATTGAGCAACCTGGAAAACACCAAATTACCTAACAAGCCATTGAATAAGTTCTTGAATAAGCCATTGAATAAGCCCACGTATAAGCCATTCAATAAGGTTTTAAACACGTTCATGAATAAGCCCATGAATAAGCCATTGAATAAGGTTTTAAACAAGTCCACGAATGAGCCATTGAATAAGGTTTTAAATACGTCCACGAATAAGCCATTGATGAATCCTTTGAACGAGCAGCACAATGATACCTTTGAACAACAGTCATATCCAAAATCAGAGATGAACGATAC GTTACCTGAAACTACCTGA
- a CDS encoding uncharacterized protein (COG:S; EggNog:ENOG503NVFU) encodes MVSFRQQMKGFPVYQILVICLMRFSEPLSFTSLFPYVYFMIRDFGIAADETDISKYAGYLSSSFAFTQFIFTIQWGRLSDRIGRKYVLLIGLFGTSLSMLTFGFAPNYWVALSARTVMGAVNGNIAVLRTAIGELVTERKHQAVAFSTLPLLWNLGSVVGPLIGGSSFFTRPKPNGEAAAMAAVVSASGFAEWHDQFLDRHPYALSNVVVAVFLWFGMVIGFLFFEETHPQVKKQRDVGLDLGDAVLRWCGLTPKVRPWNKPEKSSTIEVGVDSEALVGSSESIGLLEDIDSDADMDPVQAPPQQLYSAIDDESEDDISIESVAMVGPLSRRMSNAIVKRYSSKSTITPQLSRTFSRLSGIAVDSDNDYDDAPLSEALTPRVVSLILASFLLAFHSIVYGEFLPVFLASSVRVDRLQFPFRITGGFGFDSDFIGTLFSTTGMCGVVVVIVVFPWLDRTFKSIHTYRATQLVFPVLYCMLPLYIFTLHQYNPKFGPNFTKVAFYCNAVAYQAINATAFPQLVLLVHRASPPRHRAFINGAALSMNSLARFIAPMTWGILMSYLDRKELGGFTWWILAMMAGVAMIQSFFLKEYDEDLKDPSD; translated from the coding sequence ATGGTCTCGTTTCGACAACAAATGAAAGGATTCCCCGTGTACCAGATCCTCGTGATCTGCCTCATGCGATTCCTGGAACCACTCTCATTCACGTCCTTATTCCCCTACGTCTATTTCATGATCCGAGACTTTGGCATCGCTGCCGACGAAACTGACATCTCCAAGTACGCCGGGTAtttgtcatcttcatttgcCTTTACAcaattcatcttcaccattCAATGGGGCCGGCTCAGCGATCGCATTGGCCGCAAGTATGTGCTTCTCATCGGGCTTTTCGGTACGTCTCTTTCGATGTTGACGTTTGGGTTTGCTCCCAATTACTGGGTAGCGCTTCTGGCCAGAACCGTCATGGGGGCTGTCAACGGTAACATCGCGGTGTTGCGGACCGCCATTGGCGAGTTGGTGACCGAGCGGAAGCACCAGGCGGTCGCGTTCTCCACGTTGCCGTTGCTCTGGAACCTTGGGTCGGTGGTGGGTCCGCTCATCGGGGGTCTGAGCTTCTTTACACGGCCCAAACCCAACGGTGAGGCTGCTGCCATGGCAGCGGTGGTGCTGGCGCTGGGATTTGCCGAGTGGCACGACCAGTTTCTCGACCGCCACCCATACGCGTTGTCCAACGTGGTGGTAGCggtgtttttgtggttCGGAATGGTGATTGggtttctcttctttgaGGAAACTCATCCACAGGTCAAGAAACAGCGGGATGTGGGCTTGGACTTGGGTGATGCCGTCTTGCGCTGGTGCGGGCTCACCCCCAAAGTACGGCCCTGGAATAAACCCGAAAAATCCCTGACCATCGAAGTCGGAGTTGACTCCGAGGCTCTCGTGGGGTCCAGCGAATCGATTGGACTCTTGGAAGACATTGACTCGGACGCCGACATGGATCCCGTCCAGGCACCGCCACAACAGCTCTACTCGGCCATCGACGACGAGCTGGAAGATGATATCTCCATTGAGTCCGTCGCCATGGTGGGCCCACTCTCCCGTCGTATGTCCAATGCCATCGTCAAACGGTACTCGTCCAAGTCGACCATCACCCCACAACTTCTGCGCACCTTCTCGCGGCTCTCAGGCATTGCTGTCGATAGCGACAACGACTATGACGACGCTCCGCTCTCTGAAGCGTTGACGCCCCGGGTGGTGCTGCTTATTCTCGCCAGCTTCCTCCTCGCGTTCCACTCCATTGTCTATGGGGAGTTCTTGCCGGTGTTCTTGGCTAGTTCCGTGCGTGTGGATCGGTTGCAGTTCCCGTTCCGTATCACCGGTGGATTTGGCTTTGATAGCGACTTTATTGGAACCCTTTTCTCCACCACCGGCATGTGTggagtggtggtggtgatagtGGTGTTCCCGTGGTTGGACCGTACGTTTAAGTCTATCCATACGTATCGGGCCACTCAACTCGTGTTCCCGGTGTTGTACTGCATGTTGCCATTGTACATCTTTACCTTGCATCAATATAACCCCAAATTCGGACCTAACTTCACCAAAGTGGCCTTTTACTGCAACGCCGTGGCGTACCAGGCAATTAATGCCACTGCCTTCCCTCAGTTAGTACTCTTGGTGCATAGAGCTTCACCGCCCCGTCACAGAGCCTTTATCAATGGTGCTGCTCTCAGCATGAACTCACTTGCGCGGTTCATCGCTCCGATGACATGGGGAATTTTGATGTCGTACCTCGACCGCAAGGAGCTCGGTGGGTTTACCTGGTGGATCCTCGCCATGATGGCCGGGGTGGCCATGATCCAATCGttttttttgaaggaatatgatgaagacttgaaggaccCAAGTGATTAG
- a CDS encoding uncharacterized protein (EggNog:ENOG503P5HP; COG:S), with the protein MKWIASAISIRFVDRTSPSDAHANSGVHLALVDAGQTLLQYNLTVNVLPHRLLSRCDPYITTTDLIDHKAKEVTWVDARVDFNLPITEEDGVEEFLSYFKNNGFSLLPLGQVSSSLKDFGILNLTTQESVGSASNTITFADTRQYEPIDIVSFPFSFSNPLLFSNYRASGNINFISNFGYLTDVKYIDNMVGAMVLTKHDGVAESLGLVMTNLRKFNGDGDLMFILSWKVIWAIVARHHPNNHLITKPVINKLVSTSPMVSASPARDSVLPVLVSLAYKQSWGSCVVLNSEYLVTNFHVIKPFVQNKAATILVHLDASMVMDLGEEDEINTTFKDLDLCFIRLSLTNQFKLRSAGKVPATYTRAYDVGDMVKTTGYGLFFNPKYLQPIESYGRIMVKQHLKLQDTDSHTTPVLVVTSASCWNGSSGGGLFKDEKLVGLICSNAQIKVHNPNTNDFHTEKLPKLCFILPVEVVLACFAVATQSYREFGLNLEVKNAWNLVDNHRTRFAAKL; encoded by the coding sequence ATGAAATGGATTGCCAGTGCCATTTCCATCCGTTTTGTGGACCGCACCAGCCCGTCCGACGCTCACGCCAACTCGGGAGTCCACTTGGCGCTAGTTGACGCGGGTCAGACGCTTCTCCAGTACAATTTGACGGTAAATGTGCTTCCGCACCGGCTCCTCAGTCGCTGCGACCCCTACATCACCACAACCGACCTCATCGACCACAAGGCGAAAGAGGTCACGTGGGTGGATGCCCGGGTCGACTTCAACTTGCCCATCACGGAAGAAGACGGAGTCGAGGAATTCCTTTCGTACTTCAAGAATAACGGGTTTAGTCTCCTTCCGTTGGGCCAGGTTTCCAGCTCTTTGAAAGACTTTGGGATTTTGAACCTAACCACGCAAGAATCGGTAGGAAGTGCCAGCAATACCATTACCTTCGCCGACACACGTCAGTATGAGCCTATCGACATCGTTTCGTTCCCGTTCAGCTTCTCCAATCCCTTGTTGTTCTCGAACTACCGAGCATCGGGCAATATCAACTTTATTTCTAACTTCGGGTACTTGACCGACGTCAAGTACATCGACAACATGGTGGGGGCGATGGTGCTAACGAAACATGACGGGGTGGCAGAGTCGTTGGGGCTTGTGATGACCAATTTACGCAAGTTCAATGGAGACGGCGATTTGATGTTCATTCTCAGCTGGAAAGTGATATGGGCCATTGTTGCTCGGCACCATCCCAATAACCATCTCATCACAAAGCCGgtgatcaacaagttggtgtcAACGTCGCCGATGGTTCTGGCGTCGCCAGCAAGAGATTCGGTGTTGCCGGTGTTGGTTTCGCTCGCATACAAACAGAGCTGGGGATCTTGTGTGGTGCTCAATTCCGAGTACTTGGTGACTAATTTCCACGTTATCAAGCCTTTTGTTCAGAACAAAGCAGCCACAATATTGGTGCACCTCGACGcttcaatggtgatggacttgggagaagaagacgaaATAAACACCACattcaaggacttggatcTCTGTTTCATCCGACTCTCGTTGACCAACCAGTTCAAGCTCCGGTCTGCTGGGAAGGTGCCGGCCACCTACACCCGGGCATATGACGTTGGAGACATGGTGAAGACCACCGGGTATGGATTATTTTTCAATCCCAagtatttgcagccaattgAGAGCTATGGCCGTATCATGGTCAAACAACATCTCAAGCTTCAAGACACCGACCTGCACACGACGCCGGTGCTCGTGGTGACGTCGGCTTCATGCTGGAACGGCTCGTCCGGTGGAGGGCTCTTTAAGGACGAGAAGCTTGTAGGGCTCATCTGCTCAAACGCGCAGATAAAGGTGCACAACCCGAATACCAACGATTTTCACACGGAAAAATTGCCCAAGCTCTGTTTCATTTTGccggtggaggtggtgctTGCGTGCTTTGCGGTGGCAACCCAGTCATACCGGGAATTTGGATTAAACTTGGAGGTGAAAAATGCCTGGAACTTGGTGGACAATCACCGCACGcgttttgcagccaaattATGA
- a CDS encoding uncharacterized protein (EggNog:ENOG503P4BF; COG:S) yields MSDGMTSFELQQEVDKILSRAHAIADSTDESAVDSVVEAKLSPDINNSQNENDPHPQPKQIPTTKKPIRFKVRKVSGDDKEREVTTADNKTKHMKSVQLQYDQCVNRIEKIKKEVNFLKTLLPPYNVEIDYHTRTKIERAIEKLNMKSDELAKKKYGLGINLSRLWREFDDSQIWIRSVSN; encoded by the coding sequence ATGAGTGATGGTATGACCAGCTTCGAGTTGCAACAAGAGGTcgacaagatcttgagcCGGGCGCACGCGATTGCCGACCTGACAGACGAGTCGGCGGTTGACTCGGTTGTCGAGGCCAAGTTGTCCCCTGATATCAATAACTCCCAAAACGAAAACGACCCCCACCCCCAACCCAAACAGATacccaccaccaaaaaaccAATTCGGTTCAAGGTACGGAAGGTCAGTGGCGACGATAAGGAGAGAGAGGTGACTACGGCCGATAACAAGACGAAGCACATGAAGTCTGTGCAGTTGCAGTATGATCAGTGTGTCAATCGAATagaaaaaatcaaaaaggaGGTGAATTTTTTGAAGACGTTATTGCCTCCGTACAACGTGGAAATCGACTACCACACGCGGACGAAGATCGAACGGGCCATCGAGAAGCTCAATATGAAGAGCGacgagttggccaaaaagaagtACGGGTTGGGAATTAATTTGAGCCGGCTCTGGAGAGAGTTTGATGATAGCCAGATTTGGATCCGGTCCGTCAGTAACTAG